The Anopheles moucheti chromosome 3, idAnoMoucSN_F20_07, whole genome shotgun sequence genome contains the following window.
ACCCGGATAGAAGTAAATAGTAGACGAATGCGTGCGCCCTGTTTGTAGTCAAACGGTGGTAACGGGTTTATACATTCGATAGTACTCACCTCTTCTCTTTGGAACTCGGTTCTGGAAGCTCGGCGTGCAGAAAAAAGAACAGGTACACCTGTGGAAGCATTTAGATAAGTTTAGCGAGGAGAGGAAGATCGTGAGGTCCCTACGGCTTTTGAAACCATTATTGTCTCATCGTTGTGTACATTGTTGATCTTTGTAGATTTTCATCGGAGTTTTTATATGTTGctgtaaaatataatttcctTTGCCATACAAACACAATAGTGTCGCAAAAGCACTTAAGGCACGGTCCGATAGTAGCGCATCGTACGCCGAATAGTTTAATGCAAAGTCACACAGGTTGCGAAGAAAGGAAGAGAGACATCCGCGGATGTGTTTGCCGATTGTCGATCAATTCGAGCATTGATTTCTGGTGTGCAGGAAAATCAAGATCATACCTCCAAACCGACATCCGGGCATGAAAAGGGATTCGAAAAAGTTCAGGAAGCGCAAAACGTAATGCAATGGCAAAGAAGATAATTAACATTCACATACCGACCGACAAACGTACATAACCTCCCTCCTTACACCACTATCACCACCAACCCCAGCCGGAAACGGAAaggaataatttaaacaatgtTTCGTGCATATTTATACATATGTATATGCTAGTAATTACCATGTACcgtatgtatatatatgtatCGCATAAGCAAGCGGAAAGTGAAATGCaaatgagagagagagcagaaCCTTTAAGTGACGAATGGTAAATAAGCTAGTAAGCATTGTAAGTATGATAATACAACGGTTACACACAATCTAGAAGCGGCTAAACACGAGCATATGAGTAAAGCAGTGCATATATAAGTCCCCCCCGTAAAAAGTACACCTCTCGGATACTACCGTTCGacatgcatacacacacacacacacatacacgcccCCTCCCCCCATCCGTTCATGCAAGtgaaaagtaagaaaaaaacattgtaataTTTGTAGATTTGTTTGTGAACAGGTTGGATAATCTAAGCTCtatacatataaatattgtTGAATAGATATATCATACAATtgtgttaaaaaaaagaaagcagaaaaagttgttttattttaaaaaaagaagaagtacACAAAAACCTGgataataatgaataaaacagaaataaatgagtaatgaaacaaaaccacaacgtCGTTGTGAACAGGTGCTGGTTTGGAGTTTGCTAGGAAAGTAATAttgagaaacataaaaaatatagaTAAAATTTGAACTGCTAgtttcgtttcgcttcgttttttGATACTTTAGTAAAAATTAgtatatttttgaaaaaatccGTTTTGGGAGTTTGATTTCGTTTACCAGGCACAGGGTGgttatgataaaaaaaataaaggatgACATTTCTGTCGTCAATTCGCTTGGACCATGCGCATCCCACTGTGCAAAGTCAGCGATGCAAACAAAGCGAGAAAACGATTTGGAAGTGTGCAaaacggagaagaaaaaaatccacacAGTAAAGTAATATCAGTGATAGTACGCACTTCGTGAaagtttagttgaaaatacGTTCCCTGAACATGATTCTTCTATAGCTTGGCATTCCCATTCGATTCCGGTAGCCATTCGTGTACAGTGAGAAGCAGCAGCGTATCGTGTTGTGTGCGCATCGAAACAAATCGTTGTGACGGTATCAAGTGGTGTGTTTTCCTCGTGAAACCGTTTTCCAATCGAGCGAAGCAGGAAAAAATGAGGTAATGCGTTGGGATATCGAATGACCCTACCAGCAGAACGTTCACCAGGAACGGCCGCATCGAATAACGCTACAAcctgaaagcaaacaaaaacacaaagtaCAGATATTTGGTTGCATCGAAACGGAAGATTGGCTGGAGCATAAACATATGGAGCTGTATACCGATGCACCAAGATGCACGGTGCCTAGCTTTCTTTCCTAATCTAATTACTCATCGTAAACTTCGGTACAGGGTCATCGATTGGGTTGTTTAGCGAATGCGATTTTGATCAACTTAAAAGATCCTGGGTATAGCAGGGTGAAACAAACTCAACGTCAGCGAACAAAGTGTACCGTGCTGCAAGCTAATTATGCGATTAGTAGGCCAGAAAAACCTCcaacgcagaaaaaaaggaaatgtagAGCAAGCTGATTGTGCGTGGAGAGAAAGGCGCCTCATTTGCCATAAGTGCTACTGTGATGTGTTGATTCCCATGGGGATTTTTCTCATTTCGGGGCGTCCGTCGCCCTCCGTTTGCTACGGAGAACGGAATCCAAGGAAAAGTCATAGCACAGTATGTTACGCATGTTGATTTCGGCTATCGAAAAATAGTTTTACGGCTTACGCAAACACATGGAATGTATACGGTAGGATACGATTGCTTTGTACGATAAAGCCGTGCCCATGCGTTTGTAGAGTGCTGTCAATGTGCAGAGCGATACCACACATTTATTATAAAGATTAAAAATGTTCTCGGAAGGCGTATCGTTTACATTACTGATGCGTTGCGTTTTCTTTATTCATTGCAGAAAATGTTTGACCGTCCGAGATGTCGCGACTGGAGTCCACTATCGACGCAGCAGCTACGGCTGCGCAGCTTAATACGAATATCCGGACACAACATCATCGTACCGGAGCGTGCCCCAACCCGCACGTCATCGGCAGACGGAGGAAGATCCAAATGTACCGTTTACTTTACGCTTCACCAGACACCTCATTCCGCCCCGTTTTACACGAGTGAAAAGCATGACCTACACCGGAACGTGCTGTGGGCGGAAATCGACTGCCCGGGCACGATCAAATCCTCCCTgcggagtgtgtgtgtgcgagtgtggcAACACAACGGTGCGTCCGATGTACCGGGTGTGCCCATGATCGACACGGGAGGGTTAAACTCTGCCGGAACGAAAGTGCCTCACGAAAGCGATAGCAGCGTGGAAGAGGAGTGCGATGGGCAGCATCAGAATCCGAACGATAAACCCAACCAACTAACGACCAACAACACCGATCGGATGCTGTTTGCATGGGGCGTATATTTCTCCGGACTGGTGCCACTGGCACGGCGCAACGAAAAGCGTCTCCAGTCGAATACGCTCGTGTTTCAGCTGCACGGCGGTTACTTCACTTCGGCTGCCTGCATTCTCGAACCGGAGCAACGACGACCGATGGTTTCAACGATTGTGTCCGACGGGACCATACCAAAAACGTTGCCGAATGTTACTACTTCTGCTGGACAAGTGACAAGCTATTCGCCCTCGGCAACGATTCCCATAGTCGGTAGTGGGCGGCGTGGTCtgaccggtggtggtggtggtggacgcGCAAACACCTCCGAGAACGTCTTACACTGTGATACTAGCAATAATTCCTCCCCACTGGCGTCTGGTGGTCCTCACCTTTCCTATCAGACGCCTTCGTCGGCGTCTCCGAACCAGTGGCACTACGCGAACGGTGGCATGGTGCTGGGTGTGGAGGGCAGACTCGATAAACTCTCCGTATCGCCGGTGGTTAGCAATGGTGGAAGCAGCACCGGTACGGGTCCATTTCCACATCCCCGATCCGTCAGCCCATCAACACCGATCAGTTGGACCGAACCGACCGAAACGAACCTGAAGTTGCGCTACCTCGTGATGGAGTTTCTGCCGGCGGAAGTACGCCCTTGCTACGATGTTGCGCGCTTACTTGCAATACAAGAACGGCAAAGGCGCATTCGGTACGAAGCGGAGAGTGCCAAAACGTTAACCGAGCGGATCTGCATGAAGAGTGCCTACTGTCTCAATATGGAACTGTTCAGCAGCAAGCATCTGGTGTACCGGACCGGAGGCAACCAGGGCCGGACGGGTGGTATGGGAAAGCAGCTGAGCAAACTGCTGTACCAGGAGCGTGAACCGATCGATCCGGCGGTGCTGATGCGTGGCCAGGAACTGCGGCGACATATCGAGCGGGCTCGGTTTCGCTGCCGGTTGTTGGCGCAGGAACGCGACCGGATGGGCGTTGGAATGCAACAGCTGCGCAACCGCTTAAATGCGGCCTGTGATAGTAACATTGAGCGGGAATCGGCACTGATGGAGCGGTACCGAACGTACGGGCGCGAGAAGGAACAGCTGTATCAGCAGAAGATGGCGTACGCCAGCCAAAAGGACAGCGTGCGGGAAGTGTTCGGGAGGATGTTACTGGTGCGGCATCGTTTGTTGAAGGggttgaatgaaatttattatATCAAATCGGTAAGTTTTGTTGTGGGTGGTTTTAGTTCCTCTTCGTGTTGGAGTGGACATACGATCAGTGCAGTGGAATCGGTTTGCAGGACATTTTTACAGAAACTCTTCCCATTTCAGACGAATCAAGGTATCTACACCATTAATGATGTACCTTTGCCGAATGCGGAATCATACACCGACTCAACACCGGCACTGGCCCTTAGCGTTGCCCTTGGTTTTGTCGCTCACGCTGTGATGATGTGTTCCTCATTTTTAGATATTCCTCTACGGTGCGTTACAGTTCGTTCTAAAATTGTTTGAACGAGGGTTGATTTAATCCAccctttctttcatttttccttTAGAAACCCCATAAAGTACGACGGTTCTCGCTCGAAAATAGTGGACCACATCAAGCTATTACCAACGATAGATCGAGAGTAAGTCTGTGGCGTGTAACGGCGTGCTGGAGTATTCCGTGTTctaatctctctctctctcctaaCAGCTTCCCCTTGCACTGTCGGTCCGGTCCGGCACCGAACGCACTGCTGTACGGTGTATACCTGCTAAACCAGAACATTTCCCAGCTGAAGCATTCGCTTTCGCTGAGCCGCGGTGATCCACGGGCCACACTCGTCAACCTGCAAAACATTCTCACCATCCCGGGCATCGGTGGCGGTGCACTGCAAAACCGCCAGCTGGAGGAACCGTTCCAGATGTTACCCGCCTCCATGTACGGATCATCTGCGGTCGATTTGAAAATGTCGCCCGGGTTCGTACCGGTACCGGCCGGTGGAAGCAGTagcggtagcagcagcagtgggtCCTTCCTTCGGGAAAGTCCATCGTGCAGTAGGTAAGCGGAGGAGGAGGGGAGCGATTTTCACCACTCGGAATGATTGTAAAGTTTActcaaaattgttttctgtACGTTCCAGCAGAATTTCCCGCTCGGTTGAATACTACCCAGACCGGTTTCAGGACAGGCGACAGCAAATGCAAAAACAGTATCAGCACAATCGGCACCATCCGTTGCAGCAGACAGCGACCCGTTCTAGCAGCGGAGGAATTACGGTTGATCAGGAACACCATCATCCACCGAGGCGCGGATGTGGCGATAATACGTTTGCTTCCGATCCCATCCTAGCTCAAAGCGTCCCATTGCAGCGACCGTTCGATTTTGATGGTGGCAAAAAGTTCTGATCGTATTTCCTGCTgctgtggaaagaaaaaaaaaagaatcaggACAAACCGTACCGATCGTACGTAGATTGTTGGGATAGGAATCAAAAGTATCAGATAGTAATGAATTTCCCTCCCCCTAAAGAGTTAATTTAAGCTGTAAACAGTGCGCGAAGGCGTAGGAATATTGTTAACTTTCCCACTTGTTTCGtttcatgtttttgttgtagtttttaatttaatatttattggaGTATACATTTGCTTCAGCTGATATTTTGGTAGGGGGGCACGCGTGTGCAGTGGAACAGCAATAGTGGAacggaaagcaacaaaaacggaAGCGTAAGATGCGATAGTGTAAAGTGAAACAATTGTAAACAATCGAACAGAAAATAAACGAATCAAGTTCAACTTACAAAGTGGTTAAAAGGGATCCTTGAAGATCTTTATTATTTGGGTATCTTTTTCTAATAGAAAGTAagtattataattttaattttgcaatTCTCCGTCGGTGATGAGACAAAGTTCGGTCCGTTTCTTCATTTGGCGTAACAAGAGAGCTTCCAGAACACGGCTGGCCTGTCCGCGTTCCGCACGATCATCCAAAATACAAAATGCTGTACCGTTGCGAGCAGATTTCTGATACGAAATGccaagccgttttcagatttgcgataccaagagagcatccaagccATAGAGgcaacatcaattcccctgcAGCGTGCTCACAGCTGTTCCGCTCTCACATGTTATCATCGAGCGTCATACGAAATGCCATACAAAcgagccgttttcagatttgcgctaccaagagagcatccaagccATAGAGGTACCATCAATTCCCCATGTAGCTCATCCGCTCTCGCATGTTATCGTCGAACGTGATAGCAGATCTTCTAATACATTGGCTACACATgtcgcataccatcaaactcgtgagaacgatcgctagtgcaagtgagatggatgaaatgagaagTATCCTTCATCTCTCtatccatcatcatcgtttgaAATACAGCACCCCGACTACGATTCCACCTATGGCCTCTTGAGGGCTTGAGACACCACTGGATTTATGTGGATCGTGAGATCATAATTTATACATGctgttttgttataaaaacgcataaaattgataaattttgtAAGCAAACAGCTTTCTCAAATCGTTAGTTTGGGTGGTATAAACGCATCGCAACATAAACAAACCATTTGACAGTTCTCGTGTGCGGAAGTAAACACCAAACAGCACAAATATCACCGGAATATACGGCACCTGCAAGCGTTTTCTGCTTTAAACTAGCATTCCAGCGACAATTTTCATAAGTTTTGCAACTTTTGCAGAAGTGTAGTGGTTTGTTGTGCTTATAGTGTCACCTCGCACCTCGCCGAAAGCGGTGAATTATTACAATGAACATAAACGTATCGGATCTGACGGATATAGCGCTCCAGATCATGGGCTACAAAATGTACGATCCGAGCGGCATACCGGTCGATTCGCTGGATGCGATCGTAAAGTATCAGCCCGCCAAGGAGAACACCGGCAAGGCGAAAAGTGCGAAGCGGAAAGTAGCCAACACACCGACACAAACCCAGGAACAGTTCCTGGCACAGTTCGGGCTGCCCAACTTCGACACCGTGCTGGAGAATCCGAAGCAGTACGTCGAGTCGCAGATGGCAACATTttaccagcaacagcaggaacACTTGGTAATGATGCGCACGGAGGATGATGTCGTGAAATCGTCGCTGAAAACATTGCGCGCAGCGATTGGAAGACAGGTCGCTCGGGACAAGCCCGTATTAACGcataaaatgaacaaaatcTTCACCGCGCTATGTCAGGCGGATGAGGCGGAACTGCTGTCCCGTACGAAATGTGTGTGGCCTTCGTACTAATGTTTGCCGAAATACAATTCATTTACCTTTCTTTACTTTTACAGATGATGTTGACGTAGGGGATCACGTTCTGTTGAAGCAAGGGATACTGTTGCACGAGTTCAacatgctgctgcagctgctgaaACGTATCATGGAGGACCTGTCCGACAATTACTCCCATTATGATTTTGCCTTTTATTTGCTACAGAAACTGTACGAACAAATGTAAGAATGCACAGATGGTATTTATCGATCTTTTTTATAATCAACTAAGGGTAATTGTCAGTGTTGGtttggttaaaaaaaataatgataacaTCGTCTCCGACTAATTACACTCTTACAATCAAGAACATTTTTATTGAGGTGCACTAACATTCCTCTTTCCCGCGGCCTGGCCTTTCCTCACATTTCACACACTACACAGAGCTACATTAACAATCCGTTCGATCGTTGCTTCGCTTCTATTAAATAATTCACCTTCCTTAAACAATactcgcgcgcgcgcgcgcgtgtgtagttttatattttacatgTGCATTTTAACCACGTTTACAATCTCTACGCCGTACTACACTATTCCCCTTTTTTTACTCCATTTTTGTCATGTTTCAAaatttgctttctttcgtgTAGTTTGTTGGTGCTGGTATATCGTAAGTTCAATATATTCTTAAgtagcttttttgttttgttttcgttttttttacaattcgATTACTTTACGCAGTAAAAAACCGGACGATCTCGTATGATTTGATCACCGCTTCTTATTATACCCCTGCATCTCAATTTCGGACCCTATCGGTGAGGAGAGTCGGTGTACAAATCGGGCAGAAGAGCTGAAATGGATGTATGGAGCACGCACTGATGGAGACcgattggttttgtttaagTAACTGCAACTCTCGCTGCTCGTGATAATCGCTAGAATTAATAAACTCtacatcattttcattttctctctCACGCACAAACGATTTCCTGAACGTCTACCTTCCGAACCCTCTTTGTATAACGCGCTAGATCGTTTTTGAAACGTTTTAAAAGTTTTACATCTCCCAACCTGTTTTGCTTCTGTTTACCACCAATTTGGCTGTGGTATGGAATTCGCTATTCCGCAGCACCAAATCCTTTTACGGCTTCACCCCGCTTTGATATCCCCGTACACGGAGGCAGTTTATCACAAATTCCGGTAATACTTTGGTCGTCATCTGTTCCAACACAACATCGCCAAACCACACACGTTCTCATTTGATCGTGTTGTAAATGTTGTCTTCGATCGGACTAGAAACGGCCGACGAGCAGCggctgctggtgttgctgttgctgcagctgctaCTGGTAgcggtgctgctgcttgtgGTGTTGGTAGCAGTATTTGCACCGGCCGGATTTAAACACACCGGCCCGGCGGCGACACTATCGCACGGTGGTACATTGATCCGGATGCTGACGAACCGCTTCTCCGGCTGCTGGTGTACGGGTTTGGGTTTCTGTGGTAATGGTGGCGTTGGGCTGCTACCACCGTTGGCCGCCGCATGCTCGGTACAGATTTCCGCATAAATGCTCTCCGCCGGTACGGAGCTGCTACTGTCCTGGTCGGAATCGCCCGCCTGCAGCACGATCGAGTCCCGCACACTGCTGTACGGCAGATCGTCCAGAATCGTCCGTTCGCTCGCTGCCGCCGTTGCTGGTTCCCGCAACGAAACCGTCTTCGGGCGTTTCTCcttcatcaccaccatcgatGACGGGCGGGACGGAGATGTCATCCGTTCCTCCGCCTCATCACACACACTGTTCATGTAGCGAAGATCCT
Protein-coding sequences here:
- the LOC128301432 gene encoding UV radiation resistance-associated gene protein isoform X1 gives rise to the protein MFDRPRCRDWSPLSTQQLRLRSLIRISGHNIIVPERAPTRTSSADGGRSKCTVYFTLHQTPHSAPFYTSEKHDLHRNVLWAEIDCPGTIKSSLRSVCVRVWQHNGASDVPGVPMIDTGGLNSAGTKVPHESDSSVEEECDGQHQNPNDKPNQLTTNNTDRMLFAWGVYFSGLVPLARRNEKRLQSNTLVFQLHGGYFTSAACILEPEQRRPMVSTIVSDGTIPKTLPNVTTSAGQVTSYSPSATIPIVGSGRRGLTGGGGGGRANTSENVLHCDTSNNSSPLASGGPHLSYQTPSSASPNQWHYANGGMVLGVEGRLDKLSVSPVVSNGGSSTGTGPFPHPRSVSPSTPISWTEPTETNLKLRYLVMEFLPAEVRPCYDVARLLAIQERQRRIRYEAESAKTLTERICMKSAYCLNMELFSSKHLVYRTGGNQGRTGGMGKQLSKLLYQEREPIDPAVLMRGQELRRHIERARFRCRLLAQERDRMGVGMQQLRNRLNAACDSNIERESALMERYRTYGREKEQLYQQKMAYASQKDSVREVFGRMLLVRHRLLKGLNEIYYIKSTNQGIYTINDVPLPNAESYTDSTPALALSVALGFVAHAVMMCSSFLDIPLRNPIKYDGSRSKIVDHIKLLPTIDRDFPLHCRSGPAPNALLYGVYLLNQNISQLKHSLSLSRGDPRATLVNLQNILTIPGIGGGALQNRQLEEPFQMLPASMYGSSAVDLKMSPGFVPVPAGGSSSGSSSSGSFLRESPSCSSRISRSVEYYPDRFQDRRQQMQKQYQHNRHHPLQQTATRSSSGGITVDQEHHHPPRRGCGDNTFASDPILAQSVPLQRPFDFDGGKKF
- the LOC128301432 gene encoding UV radiation resistance-associated gene protein isoform X2; translated protein: MFDRPRCRDWSPLSTQQLRLRSLIRISGHNIIVPERAPTRTSSADGGRSKCTVYFTLHQTPHSAPFYTSEKHDLHRNVLWAEIDCPGTIKSSLRSVCVRVWQHNGASDVPGVPMIDTGGLNSAGTKVPHESDSSVEEECDGQHQNPNDKPNQLTTNNTDRMLFAWGVYFSGLVPLARRNEKRLQSNTLVFQLHGGYFTSAACILEPEQRRPMVSTIVSDGTIPKTLPNVTTSAGQVTSYSPSATIPIVGSGRRGLTGGGGGGRANTSENVLHCDTSNNSSPLASGGPHLSYQTPSSASPNQWHYANGGMVLGVEGRLDKLSVSPVVSNGGSSTGTGPFPHPRSVSPSTPISWTEPTETNLKLRYLVMEFLPAEVRPCYDVARLLAIQERQRRIRYEAESAKTLTERICMKSAYCLNMELFSSKHLVYRTGGNQGRTGGMGKQLSKLLYQEREPIDPAVLMRGQELRRHIERARFRCRLLAQERDRMGVGMQQLRNRLNAACDSNIERESALMERYRTYGREKEQLYQQKMAYASQKDSVREVFGRMLLVRHRLLKGLNEIYYIKSTNQGIYTINDVPLPNAESYTDSTPALALSVALGFVAHAVMMCSSFLDIPLRNPIKYDGSRSKIVDHIKLLPTIDRDFPLHCRSGPAPNALLYGVYLLNQNISQLKHSLSLSRGDPRATLVNLQNILTIPGIGGGALQNRQLEEPFQMLPASMYGSSAVDLKMSPGFVPVPAGGSSSGSSSSGSFLRESPSCSRISRSVEYYPDRFQDRRQQMQKQYQHNRHHPLQQTATRSSSGGITVDQEHHHPPRRGCGDNTFASDPILAQSVPLQRPFDFDGGKKF
- the LOC128300657 gene encoding uncharacterized protein LOC128300657, whose translation is MNINVSDLTDIALQIMGYKMYDPSGIPVDSLDAIVKYQPAKENTGKAKSAKRKVANTPTQTQEQFLAQFGLPNFDTVLENPKQYVESQMATFYQQQQEHLVMMRTEDDVVKSSLKTLRAAIGRQVARDKPVLTHKMNKIFTALCQADEAELLSRTKYDVDVGDHVLLKQGILLHEFNMLLQLLKRIMEDLSDNYSHYDFAFYLLQKLYEQIKKPDDLV